In Sphingomonas sp. JUb134, the sequence GCGTCGCCGCTGCGGGCGAGCGGCCCGGCGATCGAGGTGATGTTGAGGATCCGGCCGCCCGCCGCCATGCCGGGCGCGAGCCGGCGGGCGAGGTCGAACGGCGCGACCAGGTTCACCTCCAGCATGCGGCGGACCGCGGCACGGTCGAGGTCGGCGAGCGGCCTGCGGTCGCGGTGGCCGGCGTTGTTGATGAGGATGTCGATCGGCGGCAGCGCGTCCACGCACGCGGCGAGCGCGGCGTCGTCTTCCAGATCGACGACCAGGGGCTCGGCGGAGCCGCCATCCGCGGCAATCGTTGCGGCGAGCGCCTCCAGCGCGGCGCGGCGGCGGCCCTGGAGGCGGACGTGCACGCCCGTCTGGGCGAGGCCGCGGGCGATCGGCTGCCCCAGGCCGCCCGAAGCCCCCGTCACCAGCGCCGTGCGGCGTCCAAGCCTGTGGTCCTGTTCCATGGCGGCGCCATAGCGCGGCCGGGGCGATTGTCGAAGCGCCGGCGCGTCTGCGGGGGACGCGCCGGCGCCGGGATCAGACCAGTTCGCCGAGGGCCGAGGCTTCGAAGCCCTTCACCTTGGTGGCGTCGCCTTCGCGGATACGGGCGACCCAGTCGGGGTTGCTGATGAGCGCGCGGCCGACCGCGATCAGGTCGAACTCGTCGCGCTCCATGCGCTCGATCAGGTTCTCGATGCCGACGGTCGAGGAGCTTTCACCGCCGAACGCCGCCAGGAACTCGCCCGAAAGCCCGACCGAGCCGACGCTGATGGTGGCCGCACCGGTCAGCTTCTTCGCCCAGCCGGCGAAGTTCAGGCCCTTTTCGCCGTCCAGCTCGGGGAACTCGGGCTCCCAGAAGCGGCGCTGCGAGCAGTGGAGCACGTCGACACCGGCATCGACCAGCGGCTGCAGCCAATCGGCCATCAGCTCGGGCGTTTCGGCCAGGCGCGCGGCATAGTCCTGCTGCTTCCACTGGCTGAGGCGCAGGATGATCGGATAGTCGGGGCCAACCGCCTCGCGCACGGCCTTCACCACCTCACCCGCGAAGCGCGAGCGCTCGCGGATGGTGGCGCCGCCCCAGCGGTCGGCGCGCTCGTTGGTACCGGCCCAGAAGAACTGGTCGATCAGATAGCCGTGCGCGCCGTGCAGCTCGACCGTGTCGAAGCCGAGCCGCTTGGCGTCGGCCGCCGCGCGGGCGAAGGCGGCGATGGTGTCGGCGATCGCCTCTTCGCTCATCGTCTCGCCGCGCGGCTCGCCGGGCGCGAGCAGGCCCGAGGGGCTTTCGACCGGTGCGTCCGGCTCCCAGTCGCCCGACCGGGTTGAGCCGGTGTGCCAGATCTGCGGGCCCATCTTGCCGCCGGCGGCGTGGACGGTGTCGATCACCTGCTGCCAGCCCGCGAGCGCCTGCTCGCCGTGGAACAGCGGAATGCCGGCCATGTTGCGCGAGGCGGGACGGTCGATCACCGTGCCTTCCGACAGGATCAGGCCCACGCCGCCTTCGGCGCGGCGGCGGTAATAGGCGGCCTGGGGCTCGCCCGGGATGCCGGCGGGCGCGAACCCCCGCGTCATCGGCGCCATGACGATGCGGTTGGCAAGTTCGAGCGACTTGATGCGGAAGGGGCGAAAGAGGACGTCGGCGGAAGCGGACATGCGGAGGGGCTCCGTTTGGAAACAGGAGCTGCTCAGGTATACACCGCA encodes:
- a CDS encoding SDR family oxidoreductase, translating into MEQDHRLGRRTALVTGASGGLGQPIARGLAQTGVHVRLQGRRRAALEALAATIAADGGSAEPLVVDLEDDAALAACVDALPPIDILINNAGHRDRRPLADLDRAAVRRMLEVNLVAPFDLARRLAPGMAAGGRILNITSIAGPLARSGDAAYTASKGGLEALTRALAAELGPRGITVNAVAPGFFATEANAAMVADPAIAAHLATRTSLGRWGRPEEIVGPVLFLTSPEASYVTGQVLAVDGGYTAHF
- a CDS encoding NADH:flavin oxidoreductase, with amino-acid sequence MSASADVLFRPFRIKSLELANRIVMAPMTRGFAPAGIPGEPQAAYYRRRAEGGVGLILSEGTVIDRPASRNMAGIPLFHGEQALAGWQQVIDTVHAAGGKMGPQIWHTGSTRSGDWEPDAPVESPSGLLAPGEPRGETMSEEAIADTIAAFARAAADAKRLGFDTVELHGAHGYLIDQFFWAGTNERADRWGGATIRERSRFAGEVVKAVREAVGPDYPIILRLSQWKQQDYAARLAETPELMADWLQPLVDAGVDVLHCSQRRFWEPEFPELDGEKGLNFAGWAKKLTGAATISVGSVGLSGEFLAAFGGESSSTVGIENLIERMERDEFDLIAVGRALISNPDWVARIREGDATKVKGFEASALGELV